The Gymnogyps californianus isolate 813 chromosome Z, ASM1813914v2, whole genome shotgun sequence genome has a window encoding:
- the NFIL3 gene encoding nuclear factor interleukin-3-regulated protein, translating to MQLRKMQTLKKEHGPVDTSSNVDKIMVLKSTLAEVSEELSTNEDILLTEASSGKSKSSACRRKREFIPDEKKDAMYWEKRRKNNEAAKRSREKRRLNDLVLENKLIALGEENATLKAELLSLKLKFGLISSAAYAQEIQKLSSSTTVYFQDYQSSKSNISSFVDEHEPSIVGSSCISVIKHSPQSSMSDVSEISSVEHTQPSRIQSNCRSPENKFQIIKQEPMELEREPRDDRGSYKASIYPNYMGATFNVYSHSPPLLQVNRSSSNSPRTSEADDGVVGKSSDGEDEQQVPKGPIHSPVEHKNVHATVKVPEVNSSALPHKLRIKAKAMQVKVEAMDNDYDATQKLSSPIDMSSKRHFELEKHGAQNLVHSSHTPFSVQVTNIQDWSLKPELWHQKELNVKIQSGCKTGVVEIKDNIYNVSESENLYLKQGIANLSAEVASLKRLITTQQISASDSG from the coding sequence atgcagctgagaaaaatgcagaCCCTTAAAAAGGAACACGGACCTGTTGACACAAGTAGCAATGTGGACAAAATCATGGTACTTAAGTCTACTTTAGCAGAAGTGTCTGAAGAATTGTCTACAAATGAAGATATACTACTTACTGAAGCAAGTAGTGGAAAAAGCAAATCTTCAGCTTGCCGGAGAAAGCGAGAATTCATtccagatgaaaagaaagatgctaTGTattgggagaaaaggaggaaaaataatgaagctgCCAAAAGATCTCGTGAAAAACGACGACTGAATGACCTTGTCTTAGAGAACAAACTAAttgcactgggagaggagaaTGCCACTCTGAAGGCGGAGCTGCTTTCGTTGAAGCTAAAGTTTGGTTTAATTAGTTCTGCAGCCTATGCCCAAGAGATACAGAAACTCAGTAGCTCAACAACTGTGTATTTCCAAGACTATCAGAGTTCCAAATCAAATATTAGCTCATTTGTAGATGAACATGAACCATCTATAGTTGGTAGCAGCTGTATTTCTGTCATTAAACATTCTCCTCAAAGCTCAATGTCTGATGTGTCTGAAATATCATCTGTAGAGCATACTCAACCAAGTCGTATACAAAGCAACTGCAGAAGTCCTGAAAATAAGTTCCAGATTATAAAACAGGAGCCCATGGAATTAGAGAGAGAGCCAAGAGATGACAGAGGTTCATATAAAGCATCCATATATCCAAACTACATGGGAGCTACCTTTAACGTGTACTCacattctcctcctctcctgcaagTGAATAGGTCCTCCAGTAACTCCCCGAGAACGTCAGAAGCTGATGATGGTGTAGTTGGAAAGTCATCTGATGGAGAAGACGAACAGCAGGTTCCTAAGGGTCCAATCCATTCCCCAGTTGAACATAAAAATGTTCATGCAACAGTTAAAGTTCCAGAAGTGAATTCTTCAGCTTTGCCTCACAAGCTTCGAATTAAAGCCAAAGCCATGCAAGTTAAAGTGGAAGCAATGGATAATGACTATGATGCAACACAGAAATTGTCATCACCCATTGACATGTCctcaaaaagacattttgagcTTGAAAAACATGGTGCACAAAACTTGGTGCATTCTTCTCACACTCCTTTCTCGGTTCAAGTGACTAACATCCAAGACTGGTCACTTAAACCAGAACTGTGGCATCAGAAAGAACTCAATGTAAAAATTCAGAGCGGTTGCAAAACTGGAGTTGttgaaataaaagacaatatCTACAATGTCTCTGAGTCAGAGAACCTGTATTTGAAGCAGGGCATAGCAAACTTATCTGCAGAGGTTGCTTCACTTAAAAGACTTATAACTACACAACAAATCTCTGCATCAGACTCTGGTTAA